The following are encoded in a window of Brettanomyces bruxellensis chromosome 9, complete sequence genomic DNA:
- a CDS encoding uncharacterized protein (SECRETED:SignalP(1-18)), with translation MKINTIILALTTASSVLAGILPQNIPPRTEDPIIMANPTDSSVVQIETGVSHLEKRSPRDVVVNKQWLKEESEKVHGTNTEEAPPPWIRTIHESVVEVVTPTIIAGVTFSTKPLETTVGTEWWISVKDDGSPKTIKPKLKNGQIKHGYPDVKTYFQTATTIVHKQENLKAHNLKKGDVVEEVVMIPEDDTYVKLSPLMRCTPDFYFKRGPGNMEESEPFCRPKDNQRLRVGKTYFLTWYSRFYNEAKNVRFHYAYVKESASEKGMWKRDAIADPRAPIKDVSDKVAEILPNKGSDSSKGAIAGAFHTTEWILNDQGFIPIDIQKSWLRGHVYRKILVAIQPDTVDDEDFSILDAPHLILQFQLQESVGKNRGEMRRKMDMTTSGDSVYYVIMLIPTMVILALFIMYLFVQANKKHRDLSGLRKPRKSRFGNVGRYSIPYAETDLRKPGSLKQL, from the coding sequence ATGAAAATTAATACTATCATATTGGCCTTGACAACGGCATCTTCGGTATTGGCCGGAATTCTACCCCAGAATATCCCCCCAAGAACTGAGGATCCTATAATTATGGCAAATCCGACCGATTCCTCTGTGGTGCAAATTGAAACTGGAGTTTCAcatcttgaaaaaagaagcccAAGGGATGTTGTGGTTAACAAGCAATGGTTGAAAGAAGAGTCCGAAAAAGTGCATGGTACGAATACAGAAGAGGCTCCTCCACCTTGGATCAGAACAATTCATGAAAGTGTTGTGGAGGTTGTGACACCAACTATTATAGCCGGTGTGACGTTCAGCACAAAACCTTTGGAAACAACTGTTGGTACAGAATGGTGGATAAGTGTGAAGGATGACGGATCTCCAAAGACTATTAAGCCAAAGCTTAAGAATGGGCAGATTAAACATGGATACCCGGATGTCAAAACGTACTTCCAAACTGCAACAACAATAGTTCATAAGCAGGAAAACCTTAAGGCGCacaatttgaaaaaaggtGATGTTGTCGAAGAAGTTGTGATGATTCCAGAGGATGACACATATGTGAAATTAAGTCCTTTAATGAGATGTACACCGGACTTCTATTTCAAGCGTGGTCCGGGCAACATGGAAGAATCTGAGCCATTTTGCCGGCCAAAAGATAACCAGAGACTTCGTGTTGGAAAAACGTACTTTTTAACGTGGTACTCAAGATTTTACAACGAAGCAAAAAATGTTCGATTCCATTATGCATACGTTAAGGAGAGTGCTAGTGAGAAAGGAATGTGGAAAAGGGATGCAATTGCAGACCCTCGGGCTCCGATTAAGGATGTTTCCGATAAGGTTGCGGAAATTTTGCCAAATAAAGGATCCGATTCATCTAAAGGAGCTATTGCTGGTGCTTTCCATACCACCGAATGGATTTTGAACGATCAAGGCTTTATCCCAATAGATATTCAGAAGAGCTGGCTTCGTGGGCACGTTTATAGAAAAATTTTAGTGGCAATTCAGCCAGATACAGTGGATGACGAAGATTTCAGTATTTTAGATGCGCCTCATTTAATCCTACAGTTTCAGTTGCAGGAATCCGTCggaaaaaatagaggaGAGATGAGAAGGAAGATGGATATGACCACGAGTGGTGATAGTGTCTATTATGTTATCATGCTTATTCCAACCATGGTTATTTTGGCGCTCTTTATCATGTATCTTTTTGTCCAGGCCAATAAGAAGCATAGAGATCTCTCCGGTCTTCGCAAACCTCGGAAATCTCGTTTCGGTAACGTCGGCAGATATTCAATTCCTTATGCTGAGACAGATTTAAGGAAGCCGGGCTCCCTGAAGCAGTTGTAA
- a CDS encoding uncharacterized protein (SECRETED:SignalP(1-18)~BUSCO:EOG09260QVP) — protein MRLSLFTYFLLLVKVVLCIPVDEIFTVDYQTVQTGIPFSSILLGDRLISLTNKNVLAIQNVTNGDVLYRYASEIPFTNQSSLIKIDNKFFGSSLVLEGGVSEITIWNVETFTTIKEELEISGNIIGLFSGGLKDNEPNVIAIDDIGNIHLISKERHELIRLKKASSIQDLKFRDAKYASSTQGSKLVILESQDGSTYYITIGSDNINSELRSFAKCKFSDLELTSGLNISAACLGSRAYEFDDGNGKFEISTSNYGSELVSLSSNADGKIKKIVDSPYYFAQLENTVLIYDPISLSSKVVQKLNVSSSVNTGRITNMDILYDDRTNTFTVMTTRDDMIVEATHGNATWERDESVSFPKDVVILDTDEKQYVLQQQLTLEKTSNILTAYINRFRSNIHRLLNTDFSRNANFGTNFGYLKKIVVLTENGKIAVYETSLNSTSSWKPKIITPQIKFDRLFKVDNSLIGVENNSFYHILLDDNSIIPCDLQFIQKNFKILDDLASDGVRVHKIIQTKEDNIYTAAVSQDRNSVIGYFMDRSSQSKTWRLSFLKNETFLSINSRSYGNDKVASPAVVLPDRKVLYKYLIPNIAAISSYNNATKEVVMRLTDIVTGKVYKTFTKETDNPKVVKILFEENFIIILTQNTNSLDTEFTVIDMFESLTPDLKKTRVIDTFDSFGNITILPEWSSRSYLLQGVTVRDITLTYTKNNIASKWIIVSSEEGVITAIPKQILDGRRPLEAAKKGTAAGMMYQPYIIPADNLRLSHYRKLVSNSENHRLLSVPTELESTSVIVSVDTDLFTTRVRPSSSFDTISGSFKKKILVMTIISLILGIMYCKPLATQKKLKDIWRRN, from the coding sequence ATGAGGTTAAGCTTATTTACATACTTTTTGCTGCTAGTGAAAGTAGTGCTGTGCATTCCTGTAGACGAAATCTTTACTGTTGACTATCAGACAGTCCAAACAGGAATACCATTTTCAAGTATATTACTTGGAGACAGATTAATTTCCCTTACAAATAAGAATGTGCTTGCTATACAGAATGTTACAAATGGAGATGTTTTATACCGGTATGCATCCGAGATCCCTTTTACAAATCAATCATCGTTGATCAAAATAGATAATAAGTTCTTCGGATCGTCTTTAGTGCTTGAGGGAGGTGTGTCGGAAATAACAATTTGGAACGTCGAAACATTCACGAcgataaaagaagaattagAGATTTCTGGAAACATAATTGGACTTTTTTCAGGGGGTTTGAAGGATAATGAACCAAATGTAATTGCCATTGATGATATCGGAAACATCCATTTAATTTCAAAGGAAAGGCATGAACTAATACGATTGAAAAAGGCATCATCGATCCAGGATCTCAAATTCAGGGATGCAAAATATGCATCATCAACTCAAGGTTCCAAGTTAGTCATTCTCGAGTCACAAGATGGATCCACATATTATATTACCATTGGTAGTGACAATATAAATAGCGAACTAAGGTCTTTTGCGAAATGTAAGTTTTCAGATTTGGAGCTTACATCAGGATTGAATATTAGTGCGGCATGTCTTGGCTCTAGAGCATATGAATTTGATGACGGTAATGGTAAATTCGAGATTTCAACCTCCAACTATGGTTCTGAACTTGTTAGTTTGTCTTCGAATGCCGATGGtaagatcaaaaaaatagttgATTCACCATATTACTTTGCACAACTGGAGAATACAGTTTTGATATATGACCCAATTAGTTTATCTTCTAAAGTTGtgcaaaaattaaatgttTCATCATCCGTTAACACCGGAAGGATTACCAACATGGATATTTTGTATGATGATCGGACAAATACTTTCACTGTCATGACCACTCGTGATGATATGATTGTTGAAGCCACACACGGTAATGCTACTTGGGAAAGAGATGAATCAGTTTCCTTTCCAAAAGATGTTGTTATTTTGGATACAGATGAAAAACAATATGTCCTTCAACAGCAACTTACGTTGGAAAAAACTTCGAATATTCTTACAGCTTATATAAATAGATTTAGGAGCAACATTCATCGGCTTTTGAACACTGACTTCAGCCGAAATGCGAACTTTGGCACCAATTTTGGctatttgaagaaaatagtTGTTCTTAcggaaaatggaaagattGCAGTTTATGAAACAAGCTTGAACTCAACATCTTCCTGGAAACCAAAAATTATAACACCTCAAATTAAATTCGACAGATTGTTCAAAGTGGATAATTCATTGATTGGCGTTGAAAACAATAGCTTTTATCACATACTGCTAGATGACAACAGTATTATACCATGCGATCTCCAATTCATACAAAAGAACTTCAAGATTTTGGATGATTTAGCAAGTGATGGAGTCAGAGTGCATAAAATTATACAGACGAAGGAAGATAACATCTATACTGCAGCAGTTAGTCAGGACAGAAATTCTGTCATTGGCTATTTCATGGATAGAAGTAGCCAGTCGAAAACATGGAGATTGTCTTTTCTTAAAAATGAAACGTTCTTATCAATTAATTCCAGAAGTTACGGGAACGACAAAGTAGCAAGTCCTGCGGTTGTGTTACCGGATAGAAAAGTCCTCTATAAATATTTGATTCCAAACATTGCGGCTATTTCTTCGTATAACAACGCCACTAAGGAAGTCGTGATGAGACTAACCGACATCGTTACAGGTAAAGTATATAAGACATTTACCAAGGAAACCGACAACCCTAAAGTGGTTAAGATCTTATTTGAAGAGAACTTCATTATAATATTGACACAAAATACCAATTCATTGGATACAGAATTCACAGTAATTGATATGTTTGAGTCGTTAACACCGGATTTAAAGAAGACCAGAGTCATAGACACGTTCGATTCTTTTGGTAACATCACAATCTTGCCAGAGTGGTCTTCACGCTCGTATCTTCTTCAAGGTGTAACTGTCCGGGATATAACATTAACGTACACGAAAAATAACATAGCTTCGAAGTGGATTATTGTTTCTTCGGAAGAAGGTGTTATCACGGCAATTCCGAAACAAATTCTTGATGGAAGGAGACCTCTTGAAGCTGCAAAGAAGGGAACTGCTGCTGGAATGATGTATCAACCATACATAATCCCAGCGGACAACTTAAGGCTCAGCCATTACCGAAAACTAGTTTCCAACAGTGAAAATCACAGGTTACTTTCCGTTCCGACGGAACTTGAGTCAACTTCGGTAATTGTGTCGGTGGACACTGACTTATTTACAACGAGGGTGagaccatcatcatccttcGATACAATTTCAGGAAGcttcaagaagaaaattctTGTGATGACAATTATCAGCTTAATTCTTGGTATCATGTACTGCAAGCCATTGGCGACgcagaagaaattgaaggATATATGGAGACGTAACTAA
- the RPC19 gene encoding RNA polymerase subunit AC19, protein MSEKEQEKDNVASVEEDEKKQEDTENKDEDAEMEDDNLDYEKIKMLPGSSEDGTIAAFQIIDEDHTLGNALRYMIMKNPEVEFCGYSIPHPSENKMNIRIQTYGEQTAVDAFHKGLDDLSKLCSFIEDTFMEKVNAKDYTTEEP, encoded by the coding sequence ATGAGTGAAAAGGAAcaggaaaaagataatgtTGCAAGCGTAGAAGAGGacgaaaagaagcaggaaGATACTGAAaacaaagatgaagatgctgAAATGGAGGACGATAACTTAGATTATGAGAAGATAAAGATGCTTCCGGGATCCTCAGAGGATGGAACCATTGCAGCATTTCAGATCATAGATGAAGATCACACATTAGGAAACGCTTTGCGGTATATGATTATGAAAAACCCAGAAGTGGAATTTTGCGGTTATTCGATACCACATCCATCGGAGAATAAGATGAATATTCGTATCCAGACATATGGCGAACAAACAGCTGTTGATGCTTTTCATAAAGGTCTGGATgatctttcaaaattgtgCTCATTTATAGAAGACACATTCATGGAAAAGGTGAATGCAAAGGATTACACTACTGAGGAGCCTTGA
- the DBP2 gene encoding ATP-dependent RNA helicase dbp2, with product MSYENNNRGSYRSYGGANSHGYERRDNYRDSYRDNRGGYGGRGDRFEDHELGASLGKQEWDLDSLPKFEKNFYKEDPEIAKMSDEQIEKFRKDNEMKIFGNDVPRPIETFDQAGFPDYVLSEVKEMGFEKPTGIQCQGWPMALSGRDMVGIASTGSGKTLAYTLPAIVHINAQPLLQQGDGPIVLILAPTRELAVQIQQECGKFGHTSRIRNTCVYGGVPRGPQIRALSRGVEICIATPGRLLDMLEGRKTNLRRVTYLVLDEADRMLDMGFEPQIRKIVDQIRPDRQTLMWSATWPKSVQSLARDYLKDYIQVNIGSLELSASHTIKQIIEVCSDFEKREKCCNYLKQEMADEKSKVIVFASTKRTCDELTTYLREEGWPALSIHGDKEQRERDWVLNEFRTGKSPIMVATDVAARGIDVKDVTAVINYDMPGNVEDYVHRIGRTGRAGAKGTAVTFFTRDNSHQAHDLIVVLREAKQEVPEELQAMDHRGGRGGNRGGRWGGRGRYGGRRGGRGGFRRNNYRSGANNAPLGARRY from the exons ATGTCGTACGAGAACAACAATAGAGGGTCATACAGAAGTTACGGAGGAGCAAATTCTCATGGTTACGAGAGAAGAGATAACTATAGAGACAGTTATCGTGATAACAGAGGAGGCTATGGTGGAAGAGGAGATCGTTTTGAGGATCATGAGCTAGGTGCTAGTTTGGGTAAGCAGGAATGGGATTTGGATTCGTTGCCTAAGTTCGAGAAGAACTTCTATAAGGAAGATCCAGAGATTGCAAAGATGTCAGATGAgcaaattgaaaaattcagaaaGGACAATGAGATGAAGATCTTTGGTAACGATGTCCCACGTCCAATCGAGACTTTCGACCAGGCCGGATTCCCTGACTACGTTTTGAGCGAAGTTAAGGAGATGGGTTTCGAAAAACCTACCGGTATTCAATGCCAAGGTTGGCCTATGGCACTTTCTGGTCGTGATATGGTTGGTATTGCATCCACTGGTTCCGGTAAAACTTTGGCTTACACTTTGCCCGCCATTGTTCATATTAACGCCCAGCCTTTGCTTCAGCAAGGCGATGGTCCAAttgttttgattttggCACCTACAAGAGAGTTGGCAGTGCAAATTCAGCAGGAGTGCGGAAAATTCGGCCACACCTCAAGAATTAGAAACACCTGTGTTTACGGTGGTGTTCCAAGGGGTCCACAAATCAGGGCTCTTTCCAGAGGTGTTGAAATCTGCATTGCCACCCCAGGAAGATTGCTGGATATGCTcgaaggaagaaagactAACCTCAGGAGAGTTACATACTTGGTTCTAGATGAAGCCGACAGGATGTTGGATATGGGTTTCGAGCCTCAAATCAGAAAGATTGTTGATCAGATCAGACCTGACAGACAAACATTGATGTGGTCTGCAACTTGGCCTAAATCAGTTCAGTCTTTGGCTAGGGACTATCTTAAAGATTACATTCAGGTCAACATCGGTTCGCTTGAGCTTTCCGCTTCCCACACTATCAAGCAGATTATTGAGGTCTGCTCTGATTTCGAGAAGAGGGAGAAGTGTTGCAACTACCTGAAGCAGGAGATGGCTGATGAGAAATCAAAGGTGATCGTTTTTGCTTCAACTAAGAGAACGTGCGATGAATTGACCACATATCTTCGTGAAGAGGGATGGCCTGCACTTTCTATTCATGGTGATAAGGAGCAAAGAGAGAGAGACTGGGTCTTGAACGAGTTCCGTACGGGAAAATCGCCTATTATGGTTGCTACTGATGTTGCAGCCAGAGGTATTG ATGTGAAGGACGTTACCGCAGTTATCAACTACGATATGCCTGGAAATGTTGAGGATTATGTCCATCGTATCGGAAGGACGGGAAGAGCCGGCGCTAAAGGAACTGCAGTGACATTTTTCACAAGAGACAACTCTCATCAAGCACATGACTTGATCGTTGTTCTTCGTGAAGCAAAGCAGGAAGTTCCAGAAGAATTGCAAGCTATGGATCACAGAGGTGGCCGTGGTGGAAATAGAGGTGGAAGATggggaggaagaggaagatatGGAGGCAGACGTGGTGGACGTGGAGGTTTCCGTAGAAATAACTACAGAAGTGGTGCTAACAATGCTCCTCTGGGTGCCAGAAGGTACTGA
- the ADH1 gene encoding Alcohol dehydrogenase, translating to MAAPQIPKTMKACVFDKNGGPIVYKEVPVPKPKSNELLIHVLYTGVCHTDLHAWKGDWPLPVKLPLIGGHEGAGVVVAMGSEVKNWKIGDFAGIKWLNGSCMSCEFCMQGAEPNCPMADLSGYTHDGSFAQYATADAVQAARIRQTTKLDEVAPILCAGVTVYKALKTADLRPGQWVAISGAGGGLGSLAIQYAKAMGLRVLAIDGGDDKAKLCTDLGAEVFVDFTKSKDIIKDVVAATHGGPHGVINVSVSERAISQSTEYVRALGKVVLVGLPAGAVCKSAVFNQVVKSIEIKGSYVGNREDTAEALDFFERGLVHSPFKVAPLSTLPDVFKRMAEGKILGRYVLDTNN from the coding sequence ATGGCTGCTCCACAAATTCCAAAGACCATGAAGGCCTGCGTGTTCGACAAGAACGGCGGCCCAATTGTGTACAAAGAAGTCCCAGTTCCAAAGCCAAAGTCAAACGAGCTTTTGATCCACGTTCTCTACACTGGTGTGTGCCACACTGACTTGCACGCATGGAAAGGAGACTGGCCTCTACCAGTTAAGCTTCCATTGATCGGAGGTCACGAAGGTGCCGGTGTCGTTGTTGCCATGGGTTCTGAGGTTAAGAACTGGAAGATCGGTGACTTTGCCGGTATCAAGTGGTTGAACGGCTCATGCATGAGTTGTGAATTCTGCATGCAGGGTGCCGAGCCAAACTGCCCAATGGCAGATCTCTCTGGTTACACCCACGATGGTTCTTTCGCCCAGTACGCTACTGCTGATGCCGTCCAGGCCGCTCGTATTAGACAGACCACCAAGTTGGACGAGGTTGCTCCAATTCTCTGTGCCGGTGTTACTGTCTACAAGGCTTTGAAGACTGCTGACTTGAGACCAGGTCAGTGGGTTGCCATTTCCGGTGCTGGTGGTGGTTTGGGTTCCCTTGCCATCCAGTACGCTAAGGCCATGGGTCTTAGAGTGTTGGCCATCGATGGTGGTGACGACAAGGCTAAGCTCTGTACCGACTTGGGTGCTGAGGTCTTCGTTGACTTCACCAAGAGCAAGGACATCATCAAGGATGTTGTTGCTGCCACCCACGGTGGTCCACACGGTGTCATTAACGTCTCTGTGTCTGAGAGAGCCATTTCCCAGTCTACCGAGTACGTCAGAGCTCTTGGTAAGGTTGTTCTTGTTGGTTTGCCAGCAGGTGCCGTCTGCAAGTCCGCCGTCTTCAACCAGGTCGTCAAGTCTATTGAGATCAAGGGTTCTTACGTCGGTAACAGAGAGGACACTGCTGAGGCTTTGGACTTCTTCGAGAGAGGTTTGGTCCATTCTCCATTCAAGGTTGCTCCACTTTCCACATTGCCTGATGTCTTCAAGCGGATGGCTGAGGGTAAGATCTTGGGAAGATATGTCTTGGACACTAACAACTAA